Within Parabacteroides pacaensis, the genomic segment AGCTGCTTATATCAATGCTTCACGAATGCAACGGTTTTTCGAAGGGCAATATGTTTTCTTTAGGAAAAGATATGGACGAGGGGGAATGATTTTACTATATAGGATCATTGCATTGAAGTGTAACTTACGGAAAATCCAATTTATTCTTTTGGGTTCCGAGAAGAAAAGGGAATATTGGAAAGTAAAAAGCCATACCAATAAAAAGGTTTTTAAGAATCTGGTAAATAAGAAGCCATGAAAGGAAAACGTTTTGTTACTTTATTTCCATTATCTTACAATGTGCATCTTTTGAAGGATGTAGGTATGATTCCGTTTTGCCTGTACAGGGATTACGGGTATGATGCGACTTTGGTATGTTTTAAAAATGAAGAGGCATACCCTGCGTTGGAAAGGGAAGTAAAAGGGCTTAAGCTTCAATTCCTGCCGAAGGAGGCAAATTATTCTTTCGGCAAATTCTCTAAGCATGTAATTTCTTATCTAAAGGAAAATGCAAAGGCAATCGATATTCTTAATTTGTATCATAATACGAAGGAAACTCTTTTGTATGGATTGGTGTATAAATGGTTTAATCCGAAAGGTATTTTGTATATCAAATCGGATATCAATATTAAGAAGTTCGATTCCCAGAAAGCCCAGTGGGTTCATCCGTTAAGATTGAGGGGCTATGGTTGGTATTTTAAGCATATTGCAGATATTGTTTCTTGTGAACTTCCTTTTGCGCAAGAGTATCTGCAGGCGGAAATCCCGGTATTAAGAGATAAGTTGATTCTGGTAACAAACGGCTTGGATGATAAAGCGGTGGAAAAGGCAGGGATCCGTCCTTTCTCTTATCAAGAAAAAGAGAATTTGATTCTTACCGTGGGCCGTATCGGTAGCCCGGAAAAGAACAATGAATATCTTATACGTGCAGCCGCACAAGCAGATTTAAAAGATTGGAAGGTGGTTTTAATCGGTCCGGTAGAACCTGCTTTTCATCGATGGTTGGAACAGTTTTTACAACAACATCCGCAATTGCAGGATAAAGTGGTGCTTACAGGAAATATTTCCGACCGTAACGAGTTGTATGGTTGGTATAACCGAGCAAAAGTTTTCTGTTTGACTTCTCTTTTTGAGAGTTTCGGGCTTGTTTTTACGGAAGCTTTGTATTTTGGAAATTATATTGTGTCTACCGAAGTAGATTCTATCGATTATATTACGGATTCAGGTCGGTTAGGTAAAACAATAAGAAGCGAGGCGGAATTGGCGCAGACATTTACCGATATCATCCGTGGAGACTGGGATATTTCCAGCTGTTATGAATCTATAGTAGCGCATTCGGAAAAGTTCCGGTGGATTCATAATCTGAAGGTATTGGATGAAAGGATAAGGGCTCTTTATTTTAGTCAGTCATAAACGGTGTAATTTGTATGAATGCAAAAGTCTTAATTTTAGGTCCCACGTTTTTCGGATACAATTATAGTATCCAACGGGCATTTGATCGCTTGGGTTATCAAACTAAGGTGGTACAATATGATGAACCGGTTCATCCGTTTAATTGGAAAAATAAGGTGCTTCGTAAACTCTTTCCTTCTAGTAAAAAATTAAGGGAGAAAAGCCGTCGCTTATTTAATGCCTTTATAACGGAAGAGTTTAAAAATTACGGGCCGGACTTTGTTTTTATTTATAATGGAGATATTTTGGAGCCGGAGACTATTCGTTTGTTCAGGCAACAAAGCAAGGTAGCGGTTTGGATGCTCGATGGGGCTTTCCGCCATCCGGATAGTGTGGCGATTGCTCCCGAAGTGAATGTCTATTTCTGTTTTGAGAAAAGCGATGTGGATAAATTGAGGAGTTTAGGGATCCATGCTTATTTCCTTCCTCAAGGGTACGATCCTGCCGTTTATTATCCTATGGCTTTGAAAAAGGATATCGATATATTGTTTGTGGGGGCACTTTACCGGTATCCAGAACGCATCCGGTTGCTTAAGTTAGCAGCTAAAGAACTGGGGAATACGTATAATATGAAAGTATATGGTTGGTATAAACCTATTTATAAAAATCCTGTTAAGTGGTTGTTTCGCGAGAGGCGGGATATTTTTATGAATAAGAATATTCCGCCTGAGGAAGTCAACAAGTTATATAACCGGGCAAAAGTATGTATTAATATTCATCATGCCCAATCAGTAGAAGGGGCTAATCCGAAGGTTTTTGAAATTTGTGGAGCCGGGGCTTACCAGTTGGTAGATTACAATCATTTTATCGCTTCTGTTTATTCTGCCGGAGAGGTTAGCTTTTTTCATTCCGACCGGGATTTTATAGAGAAGATAAAGGAGCTTATGACTACTGATACCTCCTCTTCTGCAGAAGAAGCCCAACGGAAAGTTGCGCGTTTCCATACGTTTGAGTGCCGGATACGGGAAGCGATGGAAGTATTGGGTGTTTAACCGTCCATTTTTCACTCCTGTCATTCTTCTTTAAGGAAGCCCTTCAACCTTTTGTTATTGACAAATAAGATGAGTAAATCTTTTATCTTCTTGGGGAATAAAAATAAAGTCTCCGTCGATAAGCGGAGGCAATTGGGTAATCCGTACCAGCTTGCCTTCGTATAATTGGTAAGCATGGTAGTGTAGAGAATGAAACAGTTCTAAGATATCCGGTTGGTACTCATCCCATATTTCGACTTGTACCAGCGGTTTGTGGCGGGCAATGATTTCTTTTAAATCTTCCAATACTACTTTTTCAAATCCCTCTATATCACATTTGATGTAGTTCAGTTTTTCAAGGTTGCCGAAAAGTTGAGACGGGATTTTCATTTCAGCTTTAAAAGAAAGTGCTTGTATATTGTCTTTATCCTTCTCCGGATCATATACATGCGGTAAGCCTGTGTTAAGATAGCCGGAGTAGAAAGGGGCTATCATAGTAATTTCTTTTTCTTCTGTTCCCAACGCATACGGGTAAAGAACAATATTTTTCCGGTTACGGGTTGTTTCTCGGAAAACTTCATTATAAGGTTTTACCGGTTCTACGGCAAAAACTTTCCCTTGGTCTCCTACCCAGTTGGAGAATAATTTTGAATAATATCCCAGATTAGCCCCGATATCTAATACATAGTCGCCTTTATGAATAAGATTTTTTACAAAGTAATGATATACATAGATAGGTGATTTTTTAAGTAGTCCTAAATGATAAGCTATGAAATAGCCTTCTTGAAGGATGCGGAGATAATTCTTTATACTAAGGGTGCGAAACGCTAACTTTTTTAATTGCATTTTTGCCGGGGTTACTAGGATCAATACATTTTTCTTTTACCGCTGCAAAAGTAAGACTTTTAAAATAAACCTACCGGGATTCATCTAAAAAATATCTTTTTAAACTGTTCTGTTTTTATTTCTTCCGAATGATTGTCTAAGAATATTTGTCGTGAATACGTATTAAAACGAGGTACCGGATACCTGGAAAAATGGTTGATTGCATGAATAAATTCTTCTTTCGTATTGCATAGTGCCCCTACCCGGTTAAAATCGAGGTTATATCCTTCAAATGTTTCAGATGTACCTAAAATATTTTTCCCATACATTAACGACTCGCAAGTTTTGATCTTCATTCCACTACCTTGGAAAAGGGGAAGAAGCATAAAATCAGCCTGTTCAATGTAAGGTTGCAGATCTGGAACATCACTATAAATTTCTATGTTTTTATTATTACCTAGTTTAGTTTCCAATGCTTTCATTCCTTTGCCTACTATCTGTAACCTGATATGCACGTGAGGTAGCACTTCTTGGATAAACCACATTATTCCCTGCACATTCATTGGAAAATAAGTACCTAGGAAAAGGCAGGTGGGAATAGAATCCGTCATTTCCGTAGGATAGGTTTCTTTTATATATTTGTCTTTAAACACGACAGGGGTGAAGAGGTCCGGTGTCCGTTTATAACGTTGTAAAATCTCTTTTCCGTCTCGTTGGGTTAATGCAATGATCCTA encodes:
- a CDS encoding glycosyltransferase family 4 protein — encoded protein: MKGKRFVTLFPLSYNVHLLKDVGMIPFCLYRDYGYDATLVCFKNEEAYPALEREVKGLKLQFLPKEANYSFGKFSKHVISYLKENAKAIDILNLYHNTKETLLYGLVYKWFNPKGILYIKSDINIKKFDSQKAQWVHPLRLRGYGWYFKHIADIVSCELPFAQEYLQAEIPVLRDKLILVTNGLDDKAVEKAGIRPFSYQEKENLILTVGRIGSPEKNNEYLIRAAAQADLKDWKVVLIGPVEPAFHRWLEQFLQQHPQLQDKVVLTGNISDRNELYGWYNRAKVFCLTSLFESFGLVFTEALYFGNYIVSTEVDSIDYITDSGRLGKTIRSEAELAQTFTDIIRGDWDISSCYESIVAHSEKFRWIHNLKVLDERIRALYFSQS
- a CDS encoding CgeB family protein, with the protein product MNAKVLILGPTFFGYNYSIQRAFDRLGYQTKVVQYDEPVHPFNWKNKVLRKLFPSSKKLREKSRRLFNAFITEEFKNYGPDFVFIYNGDILEPETIRLFRQQSKVAVWMLDGAFRHPDSVAIAPEVNVYFCFEKSDVDKLRSLGIHAYFLPQGYDPAVYYPMALKKDIDILFVGALYRYPERIRLLKLAAKELGNTYNMKVYGWYKPIYKNPVKWLFRERRDIFMNKNIPPEEVNKLYNRAKVCINIHHAQSVEGANPKVFEICGAGAYQLVDYNHFIASVYSAGEVSFFHSDRDFIEKIKELMTTDTSSSAEEAQRKVARFHTFECRIREAMEVLGV
- a CDS encoding FkbM family methyltransferase, with the translated sequence MQLKKLAFRTLSIKNYLRILQEGYFIAYHLGLLKKSPIYVYHYFVKNLIHKGDYVLDIGANLGYYSKLFSNWVGDQGKVFAVEPVKPYNEVFRETTRNRKNIVLYPYALGTEEKEITMIAPFYSGYLNTGLPHVYDPEKDKDNIQALSFKAEMKIPSQLFGNLEKLNYIKCDIEGFEKVVLEDLKEIIARHKPLVQVEIWDEYQPDILELFHSLHYHAYQLYEGKLVRITQLPPLIDGDFIFIPQEDKRFTHLICQ
- a CDS encoding glycosyltransferase family 4 protein, whose translation is MKQLLFIRYRKPGKIEEGGEQVTHTNYNILCRLLGKENISTYYVHEKLGKKKIIKHAFSILFYFLKGYYYGLSPRKVQEIVEMAQEYSYVFIDRSIFGIIAQALKVNGYPGKIITFFHNVETIYFAAKINKYMPWRSIVVSCADKNDALSCQYSDRIIALTQRDGKEILQRYKRTPDLFTPVVFKDKYIKETYPTEMTDSIPTCLFLGTYFPMNVQGIMWFIQEVLPHVHIRLQIVGKGMKALETKLGNNKNIEIYSDVPDLQPYIEQADFMLLPLFQGSGMKIKTCESLMYGKNILGTSETFEGYNLDFNRVGALCNTKEEFIHAINHFSRYPVPRFNTYSRQIFLDNHSEEIKTEQFKKIFFR